The Thermoplasmata archaeon nucleotide sequence TGATTATCAATATGTCGAGAATCTATTAAAATATACCCTTAGGGGGTATCCGTATTTCTAATTCCTACTAATCGTATAGTATTTACGACAAATAGTGAATCCAGTGTCATGGAGTTCAAGTACCTTACCGCAGAGGATGCCGAAGAGGCCTCGGCGTTCGTTCATGACATGTGGGTAGACACGTATGCACCCATAGTCTTAGGCGGGAGGGAAAGAGCAGAGAACATCTTCGATGATTGGATCGGACCTAACAAGATCCGCAAGGACATGTCTAGAGGACATTTCTTCATTTACATTGTCGAGGACGGAAAGACAATAGGGCTGATGTCCGCAGGCAAAGAGGACAATGGCTTGGAGATCAGCAAGATCTACCTTCTTCCAGAATACCGCGGAAGAGGTCTGGGAAGGAAGTGTATGGAATTCATGATGGACAAGGGAAGGGAGATGGGCTGCAAACGTGTCTATCTTGAGGCCAATCATGATAACAGGAACGCGCTGGCGTTCTACGAATCGCTAGGTTTCAAACCGTCAGGTAAGAATCTGTATGAGCATTCATACACATTGGTCATGGCGAGAGAACTCTGATCGCCATGACCGTTTGATGTTTGTTCAGGCGCCTTTGTGGCGGAGCATCTGAACTTCTACTTTGTCGCCTTCGACCGTGACGATAGCACTGTAGCCGTCCTTTGCCGGTCCGGGGTTCACGAATGTAGTTCCGTTCTTGATCTCGCATCCGATCGCTTCATGGATGTGACCGGACATCGCCAGAATCGGGTGGTATTCCTCGATGATCTTTGTGATTCCCTTGCATCCGACGTGCATGCCCAACATGATTTTATCCATCATTCCGTAAGACGGTGCATGCGTCATCAGGATCATTCCCTCCGAAGCGTTGGCCTTTATTCCCTCATAGATCTCATCGTCTTCCAGTTCGAAAGGTGTACCGAAGGGACTCTTGTTTCCTCCTCCGAAACCTACGATGTCATGGCCTTCGATCGTGACCTTCTTTCCGTGAAGGTCTGTTGCGACATCTCTGATTTTCTCAGGCATGTCCCTGGGGTCGCAGTTTCCGGGGATGACGTAAACTTTCGCCTTAATCTTGGACAGCAATTCTACGGCATCCTCGGATGTTCCCATGTCGGTGACATCTCCGAGATGGATGACGAAATCGACCTTGTACTGTTCGATCTCCTCGTTGATCCACCCCATCGCAGAGTGGTGCTGGTGCAGATCGGTGATCAATAGAAATTTCATGGTCCTGAATTGTCGGATTCATACTTAATTTCTGTCCGAAAGCGTAAACGGATTACTGAAGAATCTACATTTTTATATTGAGTAGTCAATATTTTGGATGATACATCCAAAGAGGAGAGTTTCATATGGAAAAGATCGAAAGATTCTGGGGAGACTACTTTTTCTTGAACAAGTGGTATCCGATAGGCATTGAATATGACGGAATGAAGTTCCTGAACAGCGAGGCCGCATACCAGTCTCAGAGATGTGCTGATAGGGAGGATGGTGCCCGTTTCGCAGGTCTTGACCCTGCCAGGGTCAGAGTCTACGCGGATTAGATGGTTCCGCGTCCCGGTTGGGAGGAACAGAGGATATCTGTAATGGAGGACGTACAGATGCAGAAGTTCCTTCAGTATCCCGATCTGGCCAACAAGCTCCTGGCTACTGGGGATGCAGAGCTGGAGTACAATAACACCTGCGGCGACACATATTGGGGTATCGTCGATGGAGTAGGCGAGAACAATCTTGGCAAAGTCCTAATGAAGGTCAGAGACAGATTATCCCAACAGGGTGCTTGATCAATACATCATCAGGGGTCTGGGCTCATCCTTGGGCTCCCCCTGATATGGTTTCTTACCTATCGATTCCAGCTTCTCTAGCACGAGTTTCTTTCCGATATCGGTCACGCCGAAGATCTGAATCTTGTTGCCCGCGACCAATACGTCCCTCTTCTCGGCCTCCGCCCTTATGCGTCCTGAGGCACATGCGGTGATCATATCGCAGTTGTCGAACATCTTCTTGGCACCGTCGCAAGTGGAATGGCTTGTGTGGACACCGACTATCACGACGCTGTCTCCATACTTCTCACGGATGGTCACCGCATCGTCGGGGATCGCTACTGTTACGGAGAATCTCTTGTATCCCTTCTCATGGGCAAGATCGGCCCCTTTGACCATGTTCAGAGGCACGGTTTCCGGATCCAGGACATTGTCTCTGCCGATGGCATCCAACACTACCTGGAGAGGGGATGTCTCGACCAGGCCGGAGATCCTTCCGCACATACCCTGCAGCAATGCAGGTTCAGTGATGATGGCGGTCCCGCATCCGTCCGCGGCTATGACGCAGGCGTCCAGCTGGTGCTTCTCCAGAGCTGTGCTCAGGATTTCAGAGACACCGAATGTGACGTAGTCCTTTGCACGGACCACACGGTTCTCGGTGCAGAAACCGAAATCCCTGATGCGGAATTCTATGTTCTCACGGATCTTCTCAGGCGATATATCCTGCATGCCGACCAGTTTCTTGAACAGGGGACAGTACTTGAGCTCGGGTTCGCCGACTTCCACGACCTTTCCGTTCTCTATGACTAT carries:
- a CDS encoding DUF2099 family protein; the encoded protein is MSGNGDRHVFDALGMTRIVIENGKVVEVGEPELKYCPLFKKLVGMQDISPEKIRENIEFRIRDFGFCTENRVVRAKDYVTFGVSEILSTALEKHQLDACVIAADGCGTAIITEPALLQGMCGRISGLVETSPLQVVLDAIGRDNVLDPETVPLNMVKGADLAHEKGYKRFSVTVAIPDDAVTIREKYGDSVVIVGVHTSHSTCDGAKKMFDNCDMITACASGRIRAEAEKRDVLVAGNKIQIFGVTDIGKKLVLEKLESIGKKPYQGEPKDEPRPLMMY
- a CDS encoding phosphoesterase, with the translated sequence MKFLLITDLHQHHSAMGWINEEIEQYKVDFVIHLGDVTDMGTSEDAVELLSKIKAKVYVIPGNCDPRDMPEKIRDVATDLHGKKVTIEGHDIVGFGGGNKSPFGTPFELEDDEIYEGIKANASEGMILMTHAPSYGMMDKIMLGMHVGCKGITKIIEEYHPILAMSGHIHEAIGCEIKNGTTFVNPGPAKDGYSAIVTVEGDKVEVQMLRHKGA
- a CDS encoding GNAT family N-acetyltransferase produces the protein MEFKYLTAEDAEEASAFVHDMWVDTYAPIVLGGRERAENIFDDWIGPNKIRKDMSRGHFFIYIVEDGKTIGLMSAGKEDNGLEISKIYLLPEYRGRGLGRKCMEFMMDKGREMGCKRVYLEANHDNRNALAFYESLGFKPSGKNLYEHSYTLVMAREL
- a CDS encoding NADAR family protein yields the protein MVPRPGWEEQRISVMEDVQMQKFLQYPDLANKLLATGDAELEYNNTCGDTYWGIVDGVGENNLGKVLMKVRDRLSQQGA